The sequence gttataatttggtataaataaactttatacatgtgttcattcataataaaaagtttattgcaaaatcttacatgcgccCCttgattttaacaaatttctcttataagcaatgggggtacgaatacttatgggactgactgtacgtACAGTTAGtaaagttaaatattattgattgtGCATTTATACATGAAGCAGgtatacaaaaatcaattgtaCGTTTTACAAGTTTACTATATACATAAGAAACTGACAAAATGGTTTTTCTTGATtcactataattaaaatgtcaaTGTTTCTTAAAGCTGCTTAAATCAATCCTAAATGTTTCTAAATCTGCCCGAGGTCTGTCCTAAAAATGGAATATGAAGTTGGAAGAAGTAAATGAGTAGAAGATGTAGCCGCAACAGGAAGCAAAAATAGCAGTAGGAGAAACGTAGCAACATTAAGAGAGTAGAAAttgcaacagaaaaaaatactaatttccatttcgaaaaagtaaattcgaaaagaaaagagaccTAAGAGATTGTAGACCATTATGAAGTAGTTCAGTTTAAATCTCTCTTTGTGAACGCGATTCGAATTCAACTACATTTTTTCTGTAAACGATTATTTCTGGAAAAGCGTCCGTATAATTGATACTTATTAAATCTTCACTGGACAGTTCTgacacatttttcaaataattacgCACTATGAATAGCAACAGCAGTTTTGAGTATGTCAGCTTTAGAAAATCGGTGTACCTTGCGATCAGttttttttatcagttttGCTTGACCTCGTTTTATGGGAAACGTTGACTGATATTATATGAAGTTTAATATGCTGTATAGTTTAATGACAAGCCATgacagatatttttaatttcgcggaaATTTTCGATACAACAATCCATCCTTTCAAAAGAgctcaatatatttttacctttACTCGTCACAGCACTGTTGTAATACGTCTAACTTCTCTACTTTTCAGCAACATATTGAAAAACATTGTCAGTGACTGCTACACAATAGTTGTCTGCTATAAAGCGAGTAGATTGAAACAGAATATTTAccaagttttcttttttcgtaaTGAGAAAAAGTCTCATGACAGATATAGAAATCGGGATCTAaagttcttaaaaataatttgttgataCCGCTAGATGAATAGTATAGAAATGCGGAATGTCATAATGTTAAAATGAATcttatgtatagtatatgtcGGTCACAGTTGACATGCAAAATTCATTAAGCAGAGTTGAAATTATGCTGAGTTTATTTGAAACGTTGATTGTCAAGCAAATAAATCGACGATGAATCAAGATTCataagatattattaacgCAAGAGCATCCGTgctggaaataataaaaacaatacagTCACAGGGGTGTTATTTGCGTTAAACGTACATATTTATACGACCTAAAGGACGaatgcaaattataattactgacGTAATGTTTATAACCTCCGGAACATTTACATggaatttatacgaataaatactAACATTTACATTCTCATCCCACGCtaaagtttatattttctttttacactTTGATTCTATAGTCAACATATAGTATAGTTTTTTCCATGAACaagaatacaaaataaacGTAGACATTTTCAtcgcttttttaaattataataatctgtactgttattgcaaaaattaaggTGGAATGCAACATTTGAAGCCAGCTTCTATAGAGTACCAttttgaaatcaattatttgaCATTGCGAGGTCCTTGAGACTAAACTtgttaaatcaaaattaaagcaaaattaaatcaaactccaagattttttattattattggtaaaatatgtttcgttcaaaataaattgtatcttactggaagaatattttcgaaattcggTGAACTTCAAATCTAAGAGCATCCACGTGTCTCCGCGGCTATAGCCACAGTCATATTTCATCAAACTCGACCACAGTAAGAACGTAGCGACTTAGTTCGACTGGAAGTCCCAGCAACACCACGTTTTCTGTTTTCCTCCAGCGATGCCTTCATGAAATTTATAGTTTCGGCCCGACCACTCTCTTCGGGTGAAATTCCTTGCTCCTTCTCTTCGAATTCCACCTGAAAAGTCTGGTTTCTCCTTCTCCAAGTAACGTAACAGATAAGCAGAATAAaggacaaaaattattgaactcGAAATAGCCTCGAAAAGGAGACAAGTACCGTTTTCTCTACATTCTATTTTCTCATTAATAgcataaattgttaaaaaaaataattcatccaTCCATTCAAGTAGCTAATGCggttaatagaatttaagaaACATTGTATATTCAGAGTAAGTACAGGTAATTTTAAACCGCACGTGATCAAtgtaaaatttccaaattgtatatttaaagataattatcaaatataatttggaaaaagttgcttaaagTTATTCAACTACATTGACATAGCTGTctgcaatttataatacatttaaataaaaaacgtacacaatttatttttgctaatGATAGCAAGTTTTTTaactaaaaagttattaataataactcaCCATAatcgttaacaatttcttcttttgtttacaaaataatatttttaataataaattaaagtatcactataatttcaaaacatttgtattgtgtaaaatttaattataccatTTGTACGAGCACAATTACATATTAGTTGATTTCCgctactttaaataaatatttggaatCACTTGTTCGACATTATCAACTTCTGCTCTAAGTAGTACAAAGAGTGTTTGATCACCCAATAGCAATTCTAACAATTAGTAAACGTTCTATTCTTGAAAGTAAGATGTTTCTTAATAGCGAAAACATTCATAGGATATATatgttttacttttacaaaatcattttacaaTGCTACgccaaaataataatatttatagaatttattttcggtaTTAaggttttcattttatttacacgatCAAACAAAACTTATTGTTTCATAAtcaacatttaaattaaaatatatcctaAATCAATGCTCGCTTCATGTTTATCAATTTTAGTTCATGactaaagtttaaataaaaaatcgcgtaattgaaaaatatagtgCTATTTCTTCACAAGGgaaattcaaaacattttatactttttactaaactaaaatttatctattatctTATTTTGAGTTTTATTAGCTATTTTCGTTACAATGACCTATTTCGAAAAGCTTCAAAACTATAAACTGCATTCGGTGAAAACGGAATTAACATTTTGTATAGCAATACATATGTATTCTTAAATATGAAGAGTAGTTTTACCATCttcatatacaattttatttttattttgtttgtaattCTATCACTATAAATAGTAAGCTATACGCGATAAAATTTGTAACGATATTATCTGCGATCAACggcaataacaatataatataacaataataatataaaagaccAACATGAAAAATCTAATCAAAACATTTGCGATCAGGAAAAGTAATGATATAGCTTTACAAAGATGTATAAAGTGAGATTatgcagaaaaaaaaaaataattctccttttattataaatgtcaaGAAAAagattcgaaatatttgaattgcTTAAATAGGGCGAGACACCCGTcgaaaaatgtcaaaattgTTCATGCAGCGACTTAGCAATAACTAGAAAGAAACTTGAGAActttaaatggaaaaatgcCAGGTCTGCAATGATTAATGAAGATGACCTCAATGTTTGAAAGACTACTACATGATCGCCGGCAGGTATACgttaacaatagaaaattcaaaattcggCTTCTAGGGCACGCTGTTTAAAGTCCAATCAACTGAGCACTCGACTACGTGTGAATGGATCCACATACAtagaaaaatcagaaatcaAAACACAAAAAGCAATGCCTCTGACAAATGAGCCTCATCCTTGAGCagaatgttacaattttttcgcaGCTTTCCATGCATTTTCTTCTCCTAATGACGCCACACATATTCATTATTACTGACACAATTCCTTTTGATTATAATGAATGCATTGTTATTCGGGCACCTTATAAAACGTaccttttttcaaattaaatcaaatgacttgaacatttttgtaatgttAACGAAACCATTTTACTAGACAATgagtaaaaaatgttttcaaaaattacaatgaatTCGAATGacaagataattaaaaagaagatcTTTCTTCAATTTCGTTTCATGTATAAGTGTTTAGTGATCGTTATGTATagctaatatataaaatgttagctaatacgaaaaattgaaataaaagaatactaCACTAAAGGATAGCCTGCGCCAATTGACACATCTGTGCTACTATGTCTACACCAGGGTTTGTAATCTGTAACTGTCACCTaactttctttgtttcttcgCTCTATACATAGAATAAAGGGCGAATTACACAACTGTAACAAGTcacgtttctttttattaaaattttagtagAATAGAAGTAAAAGATAAACAATTTAGGATATACTATTATCTTATGTATACTATCCTTTCAAACTAATGTCATAAAATCACGAACTtcagaagaaaaaatataatattttattaatatgccGTAccgattataaaaaaaattcgcataatagaaaaatattcttgttcTTACTTTGCTTTCCAATAACCACCtccaataacaaaaatttatggTTTTATAGCGCTTAACTTCTGTAGACTGAAATGACACGTATATGATAGAAAAAGTTCTAATGAAGGTGGATATATTCATAAAAGAGAGAagtttaaaatgaaatgactTTCTAGAAAGTAACTTTGATGGTGTtaacataatgtaataatcTCTATGTTAAATATCACATTAAACtgttaaatttatatcattatccatgtcagtaaaattataatacgaaatattgttaattgatagtCTGtagcatttattaatataaatatagaaattagtaacaagttaatttatatttatattgatatttatatcgGGATTCTACACTTCTAGTGGAGAGCTATTAAAAAAACTTCATGCAAAATTAATCttgactttaaaaattaaagtcaaattttttatcatttaagaTCTTagatagtaaaatattactcTTTTCCTTCGCCCAACTTTTGCATATAGAACCATTACCCGGCTGGTTGTACCACGATTTTAGATGGTGATCGTGACATATAAGTTTCATACGTCGttgttaacataatttttcacgTAAAGGGGTGATTtacggaattattaaaaaagaaaacttatAACTAACaacgttaatatattttcagatatatcagatatatatttaagataaaaagtgttaaaaaaaagtGGTTCAAGATTTTGAGGATTCATAATACTCAAGGAGAGGCGTTAAAGGTCAATCCttccgaaataaaatcgatagtATCGTTTTTACTCGCTCGGTAAGTACTGTAACTTCTAAAGAGTCTTGAACCACACTTTTTAAAACCCTTTAtgttcgttatttatttttataatatttagtcaATCAAAACTTAACATATTcaatgttcaaataaatacatacatatttcgATAATCTTTATCGACAATACTTCATTATAATCTTTCATATGAATGTGATATGTAATTAGTAGCCTACTGATCTTTATGCAAGTTATTACTTTCATATATCTAGAAaccaaaataagaaaatacagGGTGGTCTACGCAATTGTTCCAGCCataactccgttattattgcatttatgaaaaaattccaGGAGAAAGATAAGTGGTTCGAAGAGCACTACATCTGTAggcctttaaatttttttagatgcggcagtgcatgtgcaattaacaattgcatcatttctttaaatagaaatacgaCGACCGAAATCTTTCGCGAGAGTTGAAAATTCCTGCAGAATAAACGACCAAGGAACAACATTTTTCGAGCATATTCGGCATACTTCTACTTTATTTCACAGCGATACAAATTATGGATcgcttaataaaaatttgtattccgTTTTAGCACCtttgtttctaaatttttaacatatagTAAAATTGCTACATTATACAGTGGAATAAGACTATTTGGAAATCAATGAGTTATTCGAACAAAGTttgagaatagaaaaataattcttcataaCAATTAAGAACTTGTTCTTGAAAATGTTGCAGtttcaatttcgttttcgAGATATTCATAGTAAAAAATAGTATTGAAACCTATATGTCAATAGTGAACTTATATTAGAACATAAACTGGAAATAAactaacaaatattatttgtatctaTACTCGGGTCAACGGGAAGAGTCGGCAgacgtagaaaaatataactcGTAATTGTCGTTCGGCAGTAAATGACGCGGTACACCGCTGTGCGGGACTCTCCTTGCATAACTTATTTTCTTGGGATCACTGATCGCAGCATTAACCACATGAGTATCACAGAAACACTTTGTTTTTCTTCACTGATTCCTCTCGATGACCCAAGTATAGATAGATAGGAATATCTGTATGGAAATAGGCAAATAGTTAGctaataactttaattataattcgatCACAATCTacaggaagagaaagaatagTTCGTATTAGTAAGACCTACAGTCTGAAAATGATCATCGttcaaatttctaaaataaataatactattaagtatcgaaaaattatatatgtacataaaaaaattatataccttaacatgtatatttatgtacatttaaaattttcaagtaaatcggtatagaaattatttactgttgggacgtcacggcgtcgtcattaatagcgacgaattgtgacgttatatgTGTGGACAGTATGAAATGGAGGACCGGAATTTAGTGGCGAAAgaacttatatatttagcctCGTACTATTTACACTTTTACTTTGGGGGTCCTCGAATTCTGTTCCAACTCTGTcgttctaaaaaatgtttgtcgAGGTAAACTGCTcacgcatttctaatactcTCTGATTGGTTTTCCATGACTTTAACAATAACCAACCAGCGAGTTTGTTTCAAGAAGGCACCCTTCCCCTGCACCTTAGCGTGCCTTTTTGGGAAGCTGCTGGTATATAGAAGGTGGGGgcgacagcgatattttaacaaagacggGAAATTCCTCCAGGTGCGATTACGGCTGGCCACCGTTGTAAACTAACATGGGACTTACCCTTCGGAACTTCCCCTTTTTATGACACGCCTTGGCTATTGAGGCCGAGAGAAGCGTAATCATAAAACTAGCAATAAAAtatgcgttctctcggcaggaaaattattttaaatctaaattgtcTACGAGCCGTTAGCGAAAAATCCtaaactcaaaaatagccggctaggtacgtccgtgtcataaagaaCATTAGTGCTGGGCACTAACATGCTCCCCACCTTGAACGGTTACGttcgaaattaatacattGATCGCGTAACGCATAATATCTATTCGAAAAGTGCTGATCTAGTTTGACGTTACAATGAATCATCAGCAATGCAACTATCTTAAGTAAACGCTGGTTACATTAATGTGCGTGTGTACATAATGAAATAAGTAGTTACAAATTTATAAGTAAGTACAGCTATTGGTCTGTACATAACTATAATGTACATTGTATAATGTGTGTCTCTTAAAACATATTCAGGGAGTTGTTAACCAATCacttattaagaaattacagAGTGGTAAGCAGTAAGGTCGTGCGGATCTGAGGAGTGGCGAATTAGGGGACAGGAATTCAACATGGCttctatttctataatatgGTATTCAACTGTTCGAATGTGAATAGCTCGTTGTCTACAGTTTGTACAATTGtctcttaaattattttactgtgGCCACCCATAATCCACCAAAGTGTGGAGAACGGGGCTGAGAGAAGTGCCAATTAATCTCctgattcgataaaaaaaaacgactgACTTTACTATTGCATATATCTTCTTGCAAAGAATCGATTGTATGCTCCTAAGTAAGATACAGTGCCAAGGTCCGTTGTGAGTTCTAAATGAACGGCCTTGATCGATAAGTATTTAAAATCACTACGTACGTCCTGATTTTGCTACGGTTGCGAAactttttttcctttataaaaaaatggaCCACCATAAGCCACGTCTGCGCTTTTAAATGGTCGTGCCCGGTTGACTCCATCCTTGGGTAAGTCACCCATTGTGTACGCtgggattttttatttttctctaaaccgcgttatatatttacgtatgtTTACTTACACGTACTAATGAGCTGATTTAACCTATTGGTGAAGCCTTCAAGCAAATCGAGTGTTAAACCTTCCGAAGAATCAACGCTTGTTCCTAGACGCGTTACTTGCGCTTTAATGATACTACGCTTCCTTTTCAAAGTTTTCAAGAGCTGAGATTCACTATTCTCAGTTAccattttaatagaaatagaatacGATAGGAAGGAAATTGAGAGTGGAAGATGATTCGTTAACTCACCCAACGATGCTACGAGATTTTCTAGACGAGAGCCTTGCTATCACTGTGCCGTTGGGGTTGCGTTCAAGCGGCAGTGGTTCGTGGTCTCCAAACGACGTAGGTATGTAACGTGCTTGATGAAATCTCAACGATGATTTAAGATTGTGTAGATTGCAGCGTCAGCGTGGGTGGTTACTTGCAGAATTCTTGACCTTAGGAGTGTTGTATTCTCCAGCGATGATGATCCCACTATTCCGTCGACGATGATGTTCGAATGGCAGCATCGTAGTTTCCGAAATATCCAAAAGGCGTGGTGCATGATGTGTTTGATGGAATCGTCAAATTAGGATCACCAGTCGAAACCAGAGGCTAAATATCAGCTTGAGAAAACTCAAGGAATAACTATGCGGTCCACTATATCCGGCTCGATGGACCAAATGTTGCGTTGTTGATGATAcgatccggctcgaaggaccaaATGTTGCGTTGTTGATAcaatccggctcgaaggaccaaATGCTGCGTTGTTGATACAATCCAAAATTTAGCAGCGAAAGAACATATATTTAGCCTTGTACTATTTACACCTTTCCTTTGGAGGTCTgaggtcctcgaattctattacaaCTTTGTcgttctaaaaaatgtttgtcgAGGTAAACAGCTcacgcatttctaatactcgctgattggttttcCATGACTTTAACAATAACCAACCAGCGAGTTTGTTTCAAGAAGGCACCCTTCCCCTGCGCCTTAGCGTGCCCTTTTGGGAAGTTGCTGGTATATGGAAGGTGGGGgcgacagcgatattttaacaaagacggGAAATTCCTCCAGGTGTGATTACGGCTGGCCACCGTAGTAAACAAACATGGGACTTACCCTTCGGAACGTCCCTTTTTTATGACACGTCTTGGCCATTGAGGCtgagagaagcgaaatcctaaaaCTAGCAATAACGtatgcgttctctcggcaggaaaattattttaaatctaaattgcctACCAGCCGTTAGCGACAAAttctaaattcaaaaataGTCGGCTAGgtacgtccgtgtcataaagaatattagtgctggACACTAACATTTACCATATCATTATCAAAGATACgataaacatttaaagaaaaggTAGTGATCTGTTTGGTATctaaagataaaaagaaacttaTTTAAAGTGCTTAATTAAATAGAGTATAATTTGAACgaaacaagtaataaaaaaaagagagtaACAGTTATGGATTCCAATCATTCTTTAGCTATGCAACATTGTAAAACAgctgatataataataaaatataaaatataactgtaaGCCGAAATCGTATactaaagaatttattttagtttctattaaaaagattttaggctaattataatacatgttTTGTTGGATCTATAATTGGTGGttgattgtttaatatttcaattcgagTTTTTTTCCCATTTACTATTGCTTTAATATCTTCGGCATCTAAAGTTTCATATTTAAGTAACGCCTCTGCTATTTGTTTGTGCTCTTTTGAATGAGTTTTCAATATTACTTTTGCGCGATCATAAGATTCCTAAACGAAAACAAAGattcatataataatgtatatatataaaaattgtattacaaaatgaaaaaatttaccTGTAGAAGGCGTTTCACTTCATTGTCAATGAGTTCATTAGTACTAGGACCATAGTCATTACCTATTCTATAACTTTGACTTTTTGACTCTAAATGTGCCCGAAATCCAACTTTTTCAGACATGCCAAAAGTTTTCACCATCTGCTCAGCAATTTCTGTTGCTTgctgaaaaaatattctgtcaACGATTTTAGAACTGCAAGCCATTACAACAAACTGTCGATCGCCACGATCAAGATttgtcaaatgaaaaatttcaacatttaaCATTTATCAATAAAAGAACAGCTATGAAATTATACTGTTATAAAGTAGAATagtttgaaaatatacattttctcGTAATAATGACATGCTTATTatggattaattatttttaaattagttaaagtataaaaattttggTTAATAGAGGGAATATGCGATGATCTTATTTCATCCAAAGGAGATTTAACTGTTACATTAAATAGAGAAACATAGGAACATAGAAATACTTTGAAATCATTTGCTGCTCCAGTTGTCACTTTATCAGGTCCAAAAATTAACTCCTCTGCAGCACGACCACCCATCATTGAATCCATTCTAGCTAGTAATTCTGATTTTGATACATGATATACATCTTTTTCATGCATGTACGACGtctagaagaaaataaaaactatttgtAAGCAcatcaagaaataaattactgtttgTTTCGTAATACTTACATGTCCCAACGAAGGCCCACGAGGAATAATAGTAACCTTATGTATTGGCACAGAATCTTTACTGAAAAATGAAACTAGTGCATGACCCGCTTCATGGTATGCTGTAATAAGCTTGACTTCCTCGTCGAGTGCCTTTAATTTTCCTTCAGGGCCCATTATTACTTTATCCCTAGCATATTCTAAGTGTTTCATACCTACATATTTCTCATCATCAATGGCTGCTTTTAAAGCACTTTGATTTaccttttaaaattgaataaaattagtaaaatatttattgatatagaacacataatatgtataaaatatatttaagagCAACTACCATATTTTCTATGTCCGCACCAGTAAATCCAGCAGTACACCTCGCCAAATATTCTATATCAATATCTCGTGTTAATATTCTTGACAAATATAAGTCTAAAATTTCCTTCCGACCGAGAAAGTTTGGTTTATCTACAAAAACTTGAACATCAAAACGACCAGGTCGTAACAATGCTTTATCTAAATCATCTCGTCTATTAGTTGCGCCCAACACTATAACACCTTCATTTTGCAGAAACCTGTAAGTGAAGTAACAATATTAagtaacatatatttaatacaaactTCGACATTagataatacatatattgcaGTGGTTTTCTCTCCACaacaattaaagtaaatgaaaaacgTAGTATAGtatgattatttttcttcaatctgtttttcatttcttattttgcaatttgcagatgaaaagaaaatataaatatctacatTACCCATCCATCTCTGCTAACAACTGATTTATTGTTTGATTTGCATATGGGTGCAGAACTGAAGTTGTTCGTTTTGCACCAACAGAGTCAATTtcatcaataaatattacagacGGAGCCTTTAATTTTGCTGCTTCTGCAAAGTGATTTAATATATGACACTTAAGGGACTTTTCTTTAGAACCAGATTatcattaaaaagtaatatagtaatacttgatgtatatataacatataaatacaCATTAAACTTACTGAACAATTCTCTTACTCTACGTGCACCTTGTCCCACCAATATTTCATCAAATTCTGGGCCAGCTGCATGGAAAAATGGTACTCCAGCTTCACCAGCTACAGCACGAGCTAACAATGTTTTTCCTGTCCCTGGTGGTCCTACTAATAATACACCTTTAGGTAATTTTCCACCAAGTGCAGAGAACTTCTCtggatttttcaaaaattcaactaTATTCTTTAATTCATCCATAGCGTCTTCAACCTAATTGTATGCAAGTACAAAAATATGAACTACATTTTGCAATGCAATGCACTAGTACAAACTTAGACTTATTTGCAGTGCTTACTCCTTTCACATCACTAAAAGTCACACTAATTGCTTCTGGACTAATTTCAGATCTTTGGCTCAGTGCAAATCGGAAGACACCACCTGATACGAAAactgtaacaaaaaaaaatatatagaatatatggatatctttaaaatatgcatttatagtttcttatatgtaaattttaaagctactcaaatatataaatacttacaCAGTATTTTACACTTGcaatattcttcaattatcTTAAAGATCTCATGAATATTTCAAGCGTAAttcggaaaaaaagaaaatcaacaatttaaattaaacacaACTCATCTAGCAATAGAAACAGCTCTGTAAGCcgttttataatttcgcgtgttttgtttcattaacacgttcgtcgccgcgtcacccatatctgggtgacactaatttctgaccaattttgaaaatttatttttattgcaacatattcgagcaaaatgaattcgactatgatttttcgaatgcgaaagagttctaatgtcatccccatATAATGATAAacgtgaactttttagttttattttaattaattaaattgctttaattatgtggggattttagtgtctaattgtcatcgacgaacgtgttaaataatagatGTAAATTGCTTATAtgctgaaatttatttatatcaagtTTATCAAGTATATCTCCATTCATttacgaaacaaaatttaaaactgGAAGTacaaatctaaattttaaactaGGATAATGCGCACTATTatccattattttattgtattggtGTGTAAACTTAAAGAGTAAACTAATGATCAGAATTTGTAGGAAAAAAAACATGGCAACAGGATTTAAAATGTCTTAGCAGATATAAAATCTCCAACTTTAGTCTACATACCAAGATACCAAGTTAATGATGCAGCGCATGctagaattataaaatgaaccAGGAGCTTTGGTCCCATAGAACCTTTACGGATTTGTCGCTGAAGACCTGCTTCATATCCCTCTATAAAAGCAGTCTTCATTTTGTCCATTTGTTTATTACCCGCTGAAGATTTAGTAGAGCTGAACatctttttcactttttcaaAATCAGATTCCAATGTCTGAATTCTAGCAGACGAGTTCTGCAATAAACAGTcaacatataattaaaaattgcgtttGTTTCACTTTTGCAAATACATACTTCATGGatacttattaaataatgttttaccGTGTTTGAAGACTGAAGAAGCCATTTCCTAAACTTGCTTGCATAGGATGGTCttgtatttaattctatattttcatcacGTTTTGTTTTAAAACTACGAATTTGTACATGATAATTAGAAGGATTTCTAATACAGAATGTGCACGATGTTCTACAGTTTTGTTGTgagaataaatatacaattggTACAATGAGAGGTTCTGTAAATTCTGTACAGGG comes from Augochlora pura isolate Apur16 chromosome 1, APUR_v2.2.1, whole genome shotgun sequence and encodes:
- the Yme1l gene encoding ATP-dependent zinc metalloprotease YME1L, which produces MFSFQSHNQVLYHLTQLTSTVNPKPKSFQVKSKRENGFKKTVDENSRNHLAKTEKCHMEILLDKLNLQNVITTLHTKKANIHVMLHKLSTKIYDENLGENRWKTSYVSGLSFTENKHKFPCTEFTEPLIVPIVYLFSQQNCRTSCTFCIRNPSNYHVQIRSFKTKRDENIELNTRPSYASKFRKWLLQSSNTNSSARIQTLESDFEKVKKMFSSTKSSAGNKQMDKMKTAFIEGYEAGLQRQIRKGSMGPKLLVHFIILACAASLTWYLVFVSGGVFRFALSQRSEISPEAISVTFSDVKGVEDAMDELKNIVEFLKNPEKFSALGGKLPKGVLLVGPPGTGKTLLARAVAGEAGVPFFHAAGPEFDEILVGQGARRVRELFKAAKLKAPSVIFIDEIDSVGAKRTTSVLHPYANQTINQLLAEMDGFLQNEGVIVLGATNRRDDLDKALLRPGRFDVQVFVDKPNFLGRKEILDLYLSRILTRDIDIEYLARCTAGFTGADIENMVNQSALKAAIDDEKYVGMKHLEYARDKVIMGPEGKLKALDEEVKLITAYHEAGHALVSFFSKDSVPIHKVTIIPRGPSLGHTSYMHEKDVYHVSKSELLARMDSMMGGRAAEELIFGPDKVTTGAANDFKQATEIAEQMVKTFGMSEKVGFRAHLESKSQSYRIGNDYGPSTNELIDNEVKRLLQESYDRAKVILKTHSKEHKQIAEALLKYETLDAEDIKAIVNGKKTRIEILNNQPPIIDPTKHVL